A part of Anabas testudineus chromosome 9, fAnaTes1.2, whole genome shotgun sequence genomic DNA contains:
- the slc25a48 gene encoding solute carrier family 25 member 48 isoform X1, with protein MQTSNSFRLDDFIAGWIGGASSVVVGHPLDTVKTRLQAGKGYRNTLHCILTIYRKETVMGFFKGLSFPLATITVYNSVVFGFFSNTQRLISKYRYGDGWHPCGMLDLTVASMLTGLVSVGVGAPVDLVKIRLQMQMQTQTVLAENLHLAGSVSDGTNIPLRSVDIPGQRLYRGPIHCISSILQTEGLQGLYRGAGAMMLRDIPGYTLYFIPYSVFCNLLKPDATSSPHPCSIWLAGGLAGSISWVTATPADVVKSRMQADSQRQRKYRGILHCIIHSYKTEGAQVFFRGASVNAIRGFPMCATMFLTYELSLQFFRSLQDKENIFVVKE; from the exons ATGCAGACCTCGAACAGTTTTCGCTTGGATGATTTCATCGCAGGATGGATCGGAG GAGCCTCCAGTGTGGTGGTGGGTCATCCACTGGACACGGTGAAG ACGCGACTCCAGGCGGGAAAAGGCTACAGGAACACTCTGCACTGCATCCTCACCATCTACAGGAAGGAAACG GTCATGGGCTTCTTTAAGGGCCTGTCTTTCCCGCTGGCCACCATCACCGTGTACAACTCAGTGGTGTTTGGCTTTTTCAGTAACACTCAGAGACTCATAAGCAAGTATCGCTATGGTGATGGGTGGCACCCGTGTGGCATGCTGGACCTGACGGTGGCCAGCATGCTGACCGGACTGGTGTCAGTGGGCGTGGGAGCCCCGGTGGACCTGGTCAAGATCAGACtgcagatgcagatgcagaCGCAGACGGTTCTAGCAG AGAACCTACACCTGGCTGGCAGCGTCTCAGATGGCACCAACATCCCTCTGCGCTCTGTTGACATTCCTGGCCAGCGACTCTACCGAGGCCCCATCCACTGCATCAGCAGCATCCTGCAGACAGAGGGTCTCCAGGGCCTGTACAGGGGGGCTGGGGCCATGATGCTGAGGGATATTCCTGGATACACGCTCTACTTCATCCCCTACAGCGTCTTCTGTAACCTGTTGAAGCCGGACGCCACGTCCAGCCCTCATCCCTGTTCCATCTGGCTCGCTGGAGGTTTGGCAG GGTCCATTTCCTGGGTCACAGCCACCCCGGCTGACGTGGTGAAGAGTCGAATGCAGGCCGACTCTCAACGGCAGAGGAAGTACAGAGGAATCTTACACTGCATCATCCACAGCTACAAGACAGAGGGAGCACAG GTCTTCTTCCGTGGAGCATCAGTCAACGCCATTCGAGGCTTCCCAATGTGCGCCACCATGTTCCTGACCTATGAACTCTCCTTGCAGTTCTTCAGGAGTCTTcaggacaaagaaaacatttttgtggtAAAGGAATGA
- the slc25a48 gene encoding solute carrier family 25 member 48 isoform X2, which translates to MQTSNSFRLDDFIAGWIGGASSVVVGHPLDTVKVMGFFKGLSFPLATITVYNSVVFGFFSNTQRLISKYRYGDGWHPCGMLDLTVASMLTGLVSVGVGAPVDLVKIRLQMQMQTQTVLAENLHLAGSVSDGTNIPLRSVDIPGQRLYRGPIHCISSILQTEGLQGLYRGAGAMMLRDIPGYTLYFIPYSVFCNLLKPDATSSPHPCSIWLAGGLAGSISWVTATPADVVKSRMQADSQRQRKYRGILHCIIHSYKTEGAQVFFRGASVNAIRGFPMCATMFLTYELSLQFFRSLQDKENIFVVKE; encoded by the exons ATGCAGACCTCGAACAGTTTTCGCTTGGATGATTTCATCGCAGGATGGATCGGAG GAGCCTCCAGTGTGGTGGTGGGTCATCCACTGGACACGGTGAAG GTCATGGGCTTCTTTAAGGGCCTGTCTTTCCCGCTGGCCACCATCACCGTGTACAACTCAGTGGTGTTTGGCTTTTTCAGTAACACTCAGAGACTCATAAGCAAGTATCGCTATGGTGATGGGTGGCACCCGTGTGGCATGCTGGACCTGACGGTGGCCAGCATGCTGACCGGACTGGTGTCAGTGGGCGTGGGAGCCCCGGTGGACCTGGTCAAGATCAGACtgcagatgcagatgcagaCGCAGACGGTTCTAGCAG AGAACCTACACCTGGCTGGCAGCGTCTCAGATGGCACCAACATCCCTCTGCGCTCTGTTGACATTCCTGGCCAGCGACTCTACCGAGGCCCCATCCACTGCATCAGCAGCATCCTGCAGACAGAGGGTCTCCAGGGCCTGTACAGGGGGGCTGGGGCCATGATGCTGAGGGATATTCCTGGATACACGCTCTACTTCATCCCCTACAGCGTCTTCTGTAACCTGTTGAAGCCGGACGCCACGTCCAGCCCTCATCCCTGTTCCATCTGGCTCGCTGGAGGTTTGGCAG GGTCCATTTCCTGGGTCACAGCCACCCCGGCTGACGTGGTGAAGAGTCGAATGCAGGCCGACTCTCAACGGCAGAGGAAGTACAGAGGAATCTTACACTGCATCATCCACAGCTACAAGACAGAGGGAGCACAG GTCTTCTTCCGTGGAGCATCAGTCAACGCCATTCGAGGCTTCCCAATGTGCGCCACCATGTTCCTGACCTATGAACTCTCCTTGCAGTTCTTCAGGAGTCTTcaggacaaagaaaacatttttgtggtAAAGGAATGA
- the slc25a48 gene encoding solute carrier family 25 member 48 isoform X3 has protein sequence MISSQDGSEVMGFFKGLSFPLATITVYNSVVFGFFSNTQRLISKYRYGDGWHPCGMLDLTVASMLTGLVSVGVGAPVDLVKIRLQMQMQTQTVLAENLHLAGSVSDGTNIPLRSVDIPGQRLYRGPIHCISSILQTEGLQGLYRGAGAMMLRDIPGYTLYFIPYSVFCNLLKPDATSSPHPCSIWLAGGLAGSISWVTATPADVVKSRMQADSQRQRKYRGILHCIIHSYKTEGAQVFFRGASVNAIRGFPMCATMFLTYELSLQFFRSLQDKENIFVVKE, from the exons ATGATTTCATCGCAGGATGGATCGGAG GTCATGGGCTTCTTTAAGGGCCTGTCTTTCCCGCTGGCCACCATCACCGTGTACAACTCAGTGGTGTTTGGCTTTTTCAGTAACACTCAGAGACTCATAAGCAAGTATCGCTATGGTGATGGGTGGCACCCGTGTGGCATGCTGGACCTGACGGTGGCCAGCATGCTGACCGGACTGGTGTCAGTGGGCGTGGGAGCCCCGGTGGACCTGGTCAAGATCAGACtgcagatgcagatgcagaCGCAGACGGTTCTAGCAG AGAACCTACACCTGGCTGGCAGCGTCTCAGATGGCACCAACATCCCTCTGCGCTCTGTTGACATTCCTGGCCAGCGACTCTACCGAGGCCCCATCCACTGCATCAGCAGCATCCTGCAGACAGAGGGTCTCCAGGGCCTGTACAGGGGGGCTGGGGCCATGATGCTGAGGGATATTCCTGGATACACGCTCTACTTCATCCCCTACAGCGTCTTCTGTAACCTGTTGAAGCCGGACGCCACGTCCAGCCCTCATCCCTGTTCCATCTGGCTCGCTGGAGGTTTGGCAG GGTCCATTTCCTGGGTCACAGCCACCCCGGCTGACGTGGTGAAGAGTCGAATGCAGGCCGACTCTCAACGGCAGAGGAAGTACAGAGGAATCTTACACTGCATCATCCACAGCTACAAGACAGAGGGAGCACAG GTCTTCTTCCGTGGAGCATCAGTCAACGCCATTCGAGGCTTCCCAATGTGCGCCACCATGTTCCTGACCTATGAACTCTCCTTGCAGTTCTTCAGGAGTCTTcaggacaaagaaaacatttttgtggtAAAGGAATGA